The genomic DNA GGCACGATGTTGTTTGTTGCCATCAACGGCCACCTGGTGGCGCTCAACATGGTTCACGACAGCTTTGTGATGCTCCCACCGGGTAGCCAGGGCAACCTGAGCGGGGGCGCAACGCCGCTGCTGGAGTGGGCCATGGCCATGTACGCCAACGCCCTGCGCCTGGCGCTGCCCGTGATTGCCGCCATGCTCCTGACCAACCTGGCCTTTGGCGTGATCACACGGGCCGCCCCTCAGCTCAACGTTTTTGCCGTGGGATTTCCGCTGATGATGCTGATCGGCATGGCGGCCGTCATGATCAACATCGGGACGCTGCTGGACGCCACCGCCAGTCTGTTTGAACAGGCATTTGAGGCGGCCGGCAAGCTGTTTTCGGGAGCTCAAGGATGAGCGAACAAAACGACAATTCCCAGGAACGTAATCTACCCCCAACACCCAAACGCCTGGCGGACGCGCGCAAGAAGGGACAGGTCGCTCGTTCCCGGGAGCTCAATACGCTGCTGATCACCCTCGGCGGCGGCGGGATCATCTGGCTGTTTGGCCCCAGCGCCATCCAGCAGATTGCCAGCTATTCCAGCAACCTCTTTGTCTGGGCCAGCGGTAGCGCGCTTCGCCAGGGTCTGACCGAGGGTCCCGCACAGTTCAGCGAGGCCATGGCCGTGGCGCGCGACTCAGCGCTCAGCGCCGTGCTGCCGATCCTGGTGGGTCTGACCGTCCTTGCGCTCGCCGGACCCCTGATGACCGGCGGGATGATTTTCCGCCTTGCCGGCGCCGCGCCCAAGGCCTCCAACATCAACCCTGGAAAAGGCCTGAAGCGCATGTTCAGCGTGCGGGCCCTGGTCGAGCTGGGCAAAGCCATCTTAAAGTTTGTCCTCGTCGGCGCCGTCGGCATCGTCGCGTTTCGCTTCATGTCGGCCGATCTGATGATGCTGGGCCGGCAGGACATCTCGCAGGCCCTCGAAAGCACCGGCGGCATGCTCCTGGGCTTTTTTCTGATTGTCTGCCTGTCCCTGCTGGTCATCGCGGCCATCGACGTGCCGTTTCAGCTCTTCCAGCACTTCAAGAAGCTGAAGATGAGCCATCAGGAGCTCCGCGATGAGCACAAAGACACGGAAGGCCGACCGGAGGTCAAGCAGCGGATCCGCTCGCTGCAGATGCAGGCCGCTACCCGGCGCCTGGAGCAGGCGCTCGAGGAGGCGACCGTGGTGGTCACCAACCCGACCCACTACGCGGTGGCCCTCAAGTATGACGAAGGACTTCCGGCTCCAGTTGTCCTGGCGCGGGGCGCGGGCGTCATCGCTGAACAGATTCGGACCCTCGCCGCCGAACGCAGGCTGCCCGTGGTTTCCGCACCGCCCCTGGCGCGATCCTTGTTCTTCTCGGTGAAGGAGGGAGAGATGGTGCCGGCAGAGCTGTTCCGCGTGGTCGCGAAGGTCATCATCTACGTGATGCAGCTGGCGGAAACGCCCGGACTGCGGCCGCCGAAGATCAGTGACGAAGACATCCCCGAGAAGCTCAGGCGTGAGGCTCGATGAACGCGCTCACCCAGGTCCGATCCTTTATTGCTCAGGGAGTCGCCATCCCGGTCGCGCTCATCACGATTATGGTCCTGATGGTGGTGCCGGTTCCCACGCTGGTGCTGGACCTGCTGTTCACGTTCAACATCGCGCTCGGTCTGCTGGTGCTGATGATCACCGTCTACTCAACGAGGCCCCTCGATTTTGGGGTTTTCCCCAGCCTGCTGCTGATCGCCACGCTGCTGCGCTTGAGCCTCAATATTGCCTCAACCCGAATCGTCCTGATGAACGGGCACAACGGCGACGCGGCGGCCGGCCAGGTGATTCAAGCGTTTGGCAACTTTGTCGCCGGGGGCAACTACACCGTCGGCTTTGTCGTGTTTGTGATTCTCGTCCTGATCAACTTTGTCGTGGTGACCAAAGGCGCCGGAAGGGTCTCAGAGGTCAGCGCCCGCTTTACCCTCGACGCCATGCCCGGCAAACAGATGGCGATCGACGCCGATCTGAACGCCGGCCTCCTCGACCAGGAACAGGCGCGCGCCCGTCGCCAGGAGATCGCTCAGGAGGCGGATTTCTACGGCTCGATGGACGGTGCCAGCAAATTTGTCCGGGGCGACGCGATCGCGGGCGTGTTCATCCTGCTGATCAATCTGATTGGCGGCATTGTGATCGGCGCGACGACCCATGATTTAGACCTGGGAACCGCGCTGCAGCGCTACGGGCTGTTGACGATCGGAGACGGCCTCGCCGCCCAGCTCCCTTCCCTGCTGCTGTCGACCGCCACCGCCATCCTGGTCACCCGCGCGTCGGCCCCGTCGTCCATGGGCGAGCAGTTCTCCAACCAGGTCCTCGGCAGCAGCCAGTCCATGTTTGTTGTGGCCGGCATCCTGGCGATTCTCGGTCTGATCCCCGGCATGCCGACCATGGTCTTCCTGGTCCTGGCCCTGGCGGTCTGTGGAGCCGCGTGGCAGACCCGCCGACAGCGCGCGCGCCAGGCCCTCGAAGCGGAAAAAGCGTCAGAACCGGAACCCTTACCGCCGGCTGAACTGAGCTGGGACGACATCGAGCGCCCCGACATCCTCGGTATCGAGGTGGGCTACAAGCTGATACCCCTGCTGGACAGCGGCAAGGGTGGACCGCTGCTGTCCCGTATCAAGGGCATTCGAAAGAAGCTCTCCAAGGAGCTTGGCTTTCTCATCCAGCCGGTGCACATACGCGACAACCTCGAGCTGGCGCCCTCAGCTTATCGGGTGCGCGTCCTCGGCGTGCCGGTCGCCGAAGCGGAGATCATTCACGACCGCCACTTTGCCATCAATCCCGGCGACGCCACGCTCCCGATTGAAGGGGTGGCGGCTCGCGATCCAGCCTTCAACCTCGACGGCTATTGGATCGACGCTAGCCGCGTCCAGGAGGTTCAGGCGCTTGGCTACACCGTCGTGGATGCCCCCACCGTCATCGCCACGCATCTCAGCCGCATCATCTTCGATCACGCGTCGAACCTCATGGGTTTTGAAGAGGCCCAGATGCTGCTCGACCGATTGGCTGAGCATGCGCCGAAACTCGCCGAAGATCTGGTCCCCGGTGCCCTGCCGATGTTTGTGGTGGTGAAGGTGCTGAAGAACCTTCTGGCGGAGCGGGTGGCGATCAAGGACATGCGGACCATCGCCGAAGCTTTGACGGAAAACGCGCCCAGCAGTCAAGATCCCGGCGCTTTGACTGAAGCCGTCCGCGCCGCATTGGGCCGTGCCATCTGCCAAAAAATCAATGGTTTGGAACCTGAACTTGATCTAATTACTCTCGAAACAAATCTGGAACGGATCTTGCTTGAGTCAATAACAGGTGGTGCCGCGGGTAGCGCTGCACCAGAACCGGAACTGACTGAGAAGCTGCAAACCATGATTCGATCCGCCGCCGAAAACCAGGAGCGCAAGGGCCAACCCGCGGTCCTGGTGGTGTCTCCAGCCCTGCGCCAGTGGATGTCGCGACTGCTGAGACCCGTGATGCCCAGCCTGCATGTGCTGTCCTTCCAGGAAATTCCGGAC from Pseudomonadota bacterium includes the following:
- the flhA gene encoding flagellar biosynthesis protein FlhA, with product MNALTQVRSFIAQGVAIPVALITIMVLMVVPVPTLVLDLLFTFNIALGLLVLMITVYSTRPLDFGVFPSLLLIATLLRLSLNIASTRIVLMNGHNGDAAAGQVIQAFGNFVAGGNYTVGFVVFVILVLINFVVVTKGAGRVSEVSARFTLDAMPGKQMAIDADLNAGLLDQEQARARRQEIAQEADFYGSMDGASKFVRGDAIAGVFILLINLIGGIVIGATTHDLDLGTALQRYGLLTIGDGLAAQLPSLLLSTATAILVTRASAPSSMGEQFSNQVLGSSQSMFVVAGILAILGLIPGMPTMVFLVLALAVCGAAWQTRRQRARQALEAEKASEPEPLPPAELSWDDIERPDILGIEVGYKLIPLLDSGKGGPLLSRIKGIRKKLSKELGFLIQPVHIRDNLELAPSAYRVRVLGVPVAEAEIIHDRHFAINPGDATLPIEGVAARDPAFNLDGYWIDASRVQEVQALGYTVVDAPTVIATHLSRIIFDHASNLMGFEEAQMLLDRLAEHAPKLAEDLVPGALPMFVVVKVLKNLLAERVAIKDMRTIAEALTENAPSSQDPGALTEAVRAALGRAICQKINGLEPELDLITLETNLERILLESITGGAAGSAAPEPELTEKLQTMIRSAAENQERKGQPAVLVVSPALRQWMSRLLRPVMPSLHVLSFQEIPDDKRIRIVTNIGSAQAALGAGA
- a CDS encoding flagellar type III secretion system protein FlhB: MSEQNDNSQERNLPPTPKRLADARKKGQVARSRELNTLLITLGGGGIIWLFGPSAIQQIASYSSNLFVWASGSALRQGLTEGPAQFSEAMAVARDSALSAVLPILVGLTVLALAGPLMTGGMIFRLAGAAPKASNINPGKGLKRMFSVRALVELGKAILKFVLVGAVGIVAFRFMSADLMMLGRQDISQALESTGGMLLGFFLIVCLSLLVIAAIDVPFQLFQHFKKLKMSHQELRDEHKDTEGRPEVKQRIRSLQMQAATRRLEQALEEATVVVTNPTHYAVALKYDEGLPAPVVLARGAGVIAEQIRTLAAERRLPVVSAPPLARSLFFSVKEGEMVPAELFRVVAKVIIYVMQLAETPGLRPPKISDEDIPEKLRREAR